AATTCCCGTTTCCAGCCCTGAGGACTTTCTTTTAGCTGCATCCATTCCAATAAACTTCTTCAAGCTTTGAACAGGAACGCCAAAAGAACTGATCACACTGAATCTCTTTTTCTCTTCCTGACTGAAGTCAATATGATATTGCGCTCCCATTTTTTCTAACATGGAGATTTTTACATCCTGTCCGGCGGCTTCGAAGAATACTTTTCCTTTACCGATGGTCAGTATAGCAATATCTGTTTCCGGAACTTTTAATTTATAAGTGGAGGAGGGGATTTTTACGTCTAATGGATCAGGTTGCTTAGCGACCGCGGTTAAGATGAAAAAAGTAAGCAATAAAAAGGAAACATCAGTCATGGCGGTCATATCGACTGTTAAAGCGTTGCGCTTGACTTTAATTCTAGGCATAATTCAATTAATATAAGGGTTCTGTAATCCGAAAAGAGTGGGAGATTATTTATGTTTTTCACCTAATTGATAGATCTTCGCTATCCATTGTGCTCTTTGTTTTTCGACTGAGGTTTTCATGATCCCGATATAGGTAACTGCAACCGGTTTGATACCACAAAATTCCAAAGTGCTTTTCTTTAATTGGTTTACGCTGGGATTTCCGTAAAATATCCAGTAATACCAGGCGGGCTGATCTATGGTTGTAATAATCCGGGCAGTTTTTCCAGTCAGTAATTTATCCCACCAAACAGAGTTTTCTCTGTATTGATATGCGATACCTGGCAGAAATAACCGGTCAATAAAACCTTTCATGATTGCAGGTAAACCTCCCCACCATACGGGGTGGACCCAAACCAGGTGATCTGCTTTTTTAATCTTTTCCAGGCTGGCGAGCAAATCTGGTTCTAAATCCATCCTTTTCGAATAGCCATATTGCAGGTTAGGATTGAAATTCAGTTCGCCAATATGGATAAGCTCCGCTTGTGCACCAGACTTGAGTGCACCTTGCTGATAGGCGTTTGCTAAAGCATAATTAAAACTTTCTTTATTGGGATGCCCGTTGATAATCAGAATATTCTTCTTCATTTTGTCCTGTGTTTTATAATCAGGGCAAAGGTATCGGGCTGTTTATCCTAACTACTGGACATTTGTCTAAAAAACAATCTCTTTTCTTAAACGGCTAAGATGTCTTGGAGTAATTCCAAGGTAGGAAGCAAGGTACTGTAACGGGATTTGCTGCACATAAGCCGGCTGATTTTCCAGCAGGTCCATGTACCGCTTTTTTGCTTTCTCCTTTTGGAAAAGAAATAAGCGTTTCTCCAGTTCTATATACTGCTGCTCTGCAATAATTTTGAAGAAGGTGACCCAGTTTAAGCTGGACTTTGATAGTTGATCTATGGCTGCCTTTTTTATAATCAATAATTCACAGGGAGCTACTGCCTGTATGTTTTCCAAAGTAGGAAGTGAAGTAATAAATGACGAATAGGCGGTCATTAAAGTATTAGGGAAGGTAATGCAATAAGTGATTTCTTCTCCCGATTCAGGGGTGAAAAAAGAACGTAATATCCCGCTTTTAATGAAGGCGACTTCTTTGCATGACTTTCCTTCGCTGATAAAAAATTCCCCCTTCTGAAGATTTCTTATTGTGCCAAGATGAAGGAAGTCTTCGATTTCAGCAGTTGTTAATATCCCGAAGTTTTTTAAAAAATCACTAATCATAATTTATGTGCCTGTTCTTCCTTTTGATGAAGGCCGAAAGTAGCCATATTTTATGGGTTAAACCAGTAGTGTTTTGTAGGGGTTGTGGTATAGGTTGAATACTAGTTCAATGTATACCACAACCCCTACAGTACTATACCAGGACTGTCAAATTTCTTATACTGAAATTGAGTGGTAGATTACAGCGGCAGGTTACATTACAGACATCAGGACCATTAATCTTTCTAAGAACTGTTTTAGGCTGGCATGACTGATTAATACCTGGTTCTGAACAGTTTTCTGGCTGACGCCTAACTTTTCGCTGATTTCCCTGGTTGTCATTTCTTCCATGAATTTCATTCTGAATATTTCTCCGCGTTTTTCAGGTTGCATAGCTAGCCAGACTGCTATATAGTCTCTGATTTCTTTCTCGTTGAGCAGGGCATCTGCTTCTAAGCTGGAAAGTGCCATGTCTTCTAAAGGTTCTTCAAACTCGGGGAGGGTCTGATCTTTTTTATACAAAATGTAAACCTGGTAGCGGGCGGCAATGATCAGATAGGCATAAAT
The sequence above is drawn from the Pedobacter cryoconitis genome and encodes:
- a CDS encoding RNA polymerase sigma factor; protein product: MLLKHVTYSSWNDAQLVASMTAGDKAAFDEIYERYWKKLYNECFKRLKSMQQVEELVQSVFMDLWLKKERKNIENIYAYLIIAARYQVYILYKKDQTLPEFEEPLEDMALSSLEADALLNEKEIRDYIAVWLAMQPEKRGEIFRMKFMEEMTTREISEKLGVSQKTVQNQVLISHASLKQFLERLMVLMSVM
- a CDS encoding ExbD/TolR family protein, yielding MPRIKVKRNALTVDMTAMTDVSFLLLTFFILTAVAKQPDPLDVKIPSSTYKLKVPETDIAILTIGKGKVFFEAAGQDVKISMLEKMGAQYHIDFSQEEKKRFSVISSFGVPVQSLKKFIGMDAAKRKSSGLETGIPADSANNQLSDWVLHSRKAVAELHTTAMRVSIKGDADEEYPAIKKIVDILQKQKINKFSLMTNQE
- a CDS encoding NAD(P)H-dependent oxidoreductase, with the translated sequence MKKNILIINGHPNKESFNYALANAYQQGALKSGAQAELIHIGELNFNPNLQYGYSKRMDLEPDLLASLEKIKKADHLVWVHPVWWGGLPAIMKGFIDRLFLPGIAYQYRENSVWWDKLLTGKTARIITTIDQPAWYYWIFYGNPSVNQLKKSTLEFCGIKPVAVTYIGIMKTSVEKQRAQWIAKIYQLGEKHK
- a CDS encoding Crp/Fnr family transcriptional regulator, translated to MISDFLKNFGILTTAEIEDFLHLGTIRNLQKGEFFISEGKSCKEVAFIKSGILRSFFTPESGEEITYCITFPNTLMTAYSSFITSLPTLENIQAVAPCELLIIKKAAIDQLSKSSLNWVTFFKIIAEQQYIELEKRLFLFQKEKAKKRYMDLLENQPAYVQQIPLQYLASYLGITPRHLSRLRKEIVF